The stretch of DNA GCCACGCAGGCACCTCGGCTGCCCTCCACTGTGCTGCTGATGAACCTGGCGGCTGCTGACCTCCTGCTGGCCCTGGCGCTGCCCCCGCGGATCGCCTACCACCTGCGTGGCCAGCGCTGGCCCTTCGGGGAGGCCGCCTGCCGCCTGGCCACGGCCGCACTCTATGGTCATATGTATGGCTCagtgctgctgctggccaccGTCAGCCTGGACCGCTACCTGGCCCTGGTGCACCCGCTGCGGGCCCGCGCCGTGCGTGGCCGGCGCCTGGCCCTTGGACTCTGCATGGCTGCTTGGCTCATGGCGGCCGCCCTGGCACTGCCCCTGACACTGCAGCGGCAGACCTTCCGGCTGGTGCGCTCCGATCGCGTGCTCTGCCATGACGCGCTGCCCCTGGACGCACAGGCCTCCCACTGGCAACCGGCCTTCACCTGCCTGGCGCTGTTGGGCTGTTTCCTGCCCCTGCTGGCCATGCTGCTGTGCTACGGGGCCACCCTGCACACGCTGGCGGCCAGCGGCCGGCGCTACGGCCACGCGCTGAGGCTGACCGCAGTGGTGCTGGCCTCCGCCGTGGCCTTCTTCGTGCCCAGcaacctgctgctgctgctgcattaCTCGGACCCGAGCCCCAGCGCCTGGGGCAACCTCTATGGTGCCTACGTGCCTAGCCTGGCACTGAGCACCCTCAACAGCTGCGTGGATCCTTTCGTCTACTACTACGTGTCAGCCGAGTTCAGGGACAAGGTGCGGGCAGGGCTCTTCCGACGGTCGCCGGGGGACACCGTGGCCTCCAAGGCCTCTGCGGAACGGGGTAGCCGGGGCATGGGCACCCACTCCTCTTTGCTCCAGTGACACAAAGTGGGGAAGGCTGTACTGGGTCGAACAGGGTCCCTTCCCCCACTTCACGTCCTTCCtgggacctcagaatgtgaccttatttggaaatagggttgttACAACTGTCACTAGCGGAGGTCACTTTGGAGAAGGGTGGGCCTTACATCCAGTGTGGGTGGTGTCCTCATAAGATAAGgagaggccaggcctggtggctcacgcctgtaatcccagcactttaagaggccaaggcagatggatcacttgagcccaggagttcaacaccagcctgagcaacatggtaaaaccccatctctaccaaaaatacaaaaattagctgggcttggtggctggcgcctgtaatcccagctactcaggagactgaggcagaaggatcgcttgaacctgggaggcagaggttgcagtgagccgagattgcgccactggactccagcctacatgacagagagcctgtctctaaattaattaattaattaatttaattcaattttacAAAGACGAAAAgtgatggccaggtgcagtggctcacgcctataatctcagcactctgggaggccaagatggaggattgcttgaagccaggagtttgggaccagcctgggcaacatacgggGATCCCATCtgtacacaaaaaaatttttttaatgaaccaggcattgtggcatgcgcctatagtcccagccactcaagaggcacaggcgggaggatcacttgagcctgggaggttgtggttgcagtgagctatgattgtaccactgcactccagcctgggtaacagagcaagaccttgtctcaaaaataaacaaactaaaattaaaaaaagaagacgaGAGATagtggctgcggtggctcacacctgcaatcccagcactttgggaggccgaggtgggcagatcacctgaggccaggagttcaagaccagcctggctaacatggt from Gorilla gorilla gorilla isolate KB3781 chromosome 20, NHGRI_mGorGor1-v2.1_pri, whole genome shotgun sequence encodes:
- the F2RL3 gene encoding proteinase-activated receptor 4 → MWGRLLLWPLVLGFSLSGGTQTPSVYDESGSTGGGDDSTPSILPAPRSYPGQVCANDSDTLELPDSSRALLLGWVPTRLVPALYGLVLVVGLPANGLALWVLATQAPRLPSTVLLMNLAAADLLLALALPPRIAYHLRGQRWPFGEAACRLATAALYGHMYGSVLLLATVSLDRYLALVHPLRARAVRGRRLALGLCMAAWLMAAALALPLTLQRQTFRLVRSDRVLCHDALPLDAQASHWQPAFTCLALLGCFLPLLAMLLCYGATLHTLAASGRRYGHALRLTAVVLASAVAFFVPSNLLLLLHYSDPSPSAWGNLYGAYVPSLALSTLNSCVDPFVYYYVSAEFRDKVRAGLFRRSPGDTVASKASAERGSRGMGTHSSLLQ